The following coding sequences are from one Salvia hispanica cultivar TCC Black 2014 chromosome 3, UniMelb_Shisp_WGS_1.0, whole genome shotgun sequence window:
- the LOC125211939 gene encoding protein TIFY 10A-like, whose amino-acid sequence MDKFHAGRSNFSQTCNLLSQYLKENGGFGDLNFTPNFPQSSIGSVNPDQNPKAGKEIGQMTIFYAGKVIVLNDIPAEKAKEIINLATTTNNYAAVSPLGSDLPIARKNSLARFLEKRRDRVAGAAPYKASKPAVKAEPWLEMDRLQIQRN is encoded by the exons ATGGACAAGTTTCACGCCGGCAGATCCAACTTCTCGCAAACCTGCAACCTTCTCAGCCAATACTTGAAGGAGAATGGCGGATTCGGTGACCTCAATTTCACCCCCAACTTTCCTCAATCCTCCATAG GATCTGTCAATCCGGATCAGAATCCAAAAGCGGGAAAGGAGATCGGGCAAATGACGATATTCTACGCGGGTAAAGTGATTGTGCTGAACGATATTCCGGCGGAGAAGGCCAAGGAGATCATCAATCTAGCCACCACCACCAATAATTATGCCGCGGTTTCGCCGCTTGGCTCAG ATCTACCAATTGCAAGGAAGAATTCACTAGCTCGGTTTCTGGAGAAGCGGAGAGATAGGGTCGCCGGAGCTGCGCCGTACAAGGCGAGCAAACCGGCGGTGAAGGCGGAGCCGTGGCTGGAAATGGACCGGCTCCAGATTCAGCGCAATTAG
- the LOC125215511 gene encoding 3-oxoacyl-[acyl-carrier-protein] synthase II, chloroplastic-like isoform X1, producing the protein MAASSAMCSWLMAACMCDRESGVSAISTTSSNSRRRPIKCAANRRTMILAKCAPRIGNLVNSSLALEPRHHLDKSHECFFGFKSRNVLMQRGRRKLLRSSAHSGLPICMLSPSRSHPSNSSLAEKLTAIGETKAVAVSPAIEVSPSKKPPIKQRRVVVTGMGVETPLGSDPDIFYNNLLDGVSGISEIEAFDCSQFPTRIAGEIKSFSTDGWVIPKLSKRMDKFMLYMLTAGKKALADGGITEDLMDELNKTKCGVLIGSAMGGMQVFYDAIEALRISYRKMNPFCVPFATTNMGSAMLAMDLGWMGPNYSISTACATSNFCILNAANHIIRGEADMMLCGGSDAAIIPIGLGGFVACRALSQRNGDPTRASRPWDSSRDGFVMGEGAGVLLLEELEHAKSRGATIYAEFLGGSFTSDAYHMTEPHPQGTGVILCLEKALAQSGVSKEDVNYINAHATSTPAGDLKEYQALFHCFGQNPELKVNSTKSMIGHLLGAAGAVEAVATVQAIRTGWVHPNINLENPDDGVDAHVLVGPTKERLDIKVALSNSFGFGGHNSSILFAPYK; encoded by the exons ATGGCGGCGTCATCGGCGATGTGCTCTTGGCTAATGGCCGCATGCATGTGCGACAGAGAATCCGGCGTTTCTGCTATATCTACGACGTCGTCTAACTCACGCCGCCGCCCAATCAAATGCGCCGCCAACCGGCGCACCATGATTCTCGCCAAATGCGCGCCGCGCATTGGAAATCTCGTGAATTCCTCTCTCGCTTTAGAGCCCCGCCACCACTTGGATAAATCTCACGAATGTTTCTTCGGCTTCAAATCGAGGAATGTTTTAATGCAGCGCGGCCGCCGGAAATTACTCCGTTCCTCCGCCCATTCTG GCTTGCCAATTTGCATGTTGTCGCCTTCTCGTTCTCATCCCAGCAATTCCAGCTTAGCTGAGAAATTGACAGCTATAG GAGAAACAAAAGCAGTAGCTGTAAGTCCGGCTATTGAAGTTTCACCCAGTAAAAAGCCTCCAATCAAGCAACGGCGAGTGGTCGTGACAGGTATGGGTGTGGAGACACCACTTGGTAGTGATCCAGATATCTTCTATAATAATCTTCTTGATGGAGTCAGTGGAATTAGTGAGATAGAGGCTTTTGATTGCTCGCAGTTTCCAACC AGAATTGCTGGAGAAATCAAGTCATTCTCAACAGATGGCTGGGTTATACCTAAACTTTCAAAGAGAATGGATAAGTTCATGCTTTACATGCTGACAGCAGGCAAAAAGGCATTGGCTGATGGAGGAAttacagaggatctcatggatgaactgaataaaacaaaatgtgGTGTTCTAATTGGCTCTGCTATGGGTGGAATGCAA GTTTTTTATGATGCAATTGAAGCATTGAGGATCTCATATAGGAAGATGAATCCATTCTGCGTTCCTTTTGCAACTACCAACATGGGTTCTGCTATGCTTGCCATGGATCTG GGATGGATGGGTCCAAACTACTCAATATCTACTGCTTGTGCAACAAGTAACTTCTGCATACTAAATGCTGCTAACCACATCATCAGAGGTGAAGCT GACATGATGCTTTGTGGTGGCTCAGATGCAGCAATTATACCAATAG GCTTGGGAGGCTTTGTTGCATGCAGAGCATTATCACAACGAAATGGTGATCCAACTAGAGCCTCGCGCCCCTGGGATAGT AGTCGTGATGGATTTGTTATGGGAGAAGGTGCCGGAGTACTGCTCTTGGAAGAACTTGAACATGCCAAG AGTAGAGGTGCAACTATCTATGCTGAGTTTCTCGGAGGAAGCTTCACTTCTGATGCTTATCACATGACAGAGCCTCACCCACAAG GAACTGGTGTCATTTTATGCTTAGAGAAGGCTTTGGCTCAATCAGGAGTATCTAAAGAAGatgtaaattatataaatgcaCATGCGACTTCAACTCCAGCTGGTGATCTTAAGGAGTATCAGGCtctttttcattgttttggCCAGAATCCAGAG ttgaaagTGAACTCCACAAAATCCATGATCGGGCACCTACTAGGAGCAGCTGGTGCCGTTGAGGCTGTCGCAACCGTCCAG GCAATTCGAACTGGCTGGGTTCATCCAAATATCAATCTTGAAAATCCTGATGATGGTGTG GATGCACATGTGCTAGTGGGACCAACAAAAGAAAGACTCGACATTAAAGTGGCATTATCTAATTCGTTTGGATTTGGTGGTCATAACTCATCGATTTTGTTTGCTCCTTACAAGTAG
- the LOC125215511 gene encoding 3-oxoacyl-[acyl-carrier-protein] synthase II, chloroplastic-like isoform X2 → MAASSAMCSWLMAACMCDRESGVSAISTTSSNSRRRPIKCAANRRTMILAKCAPRIGNLVNSSLALEPRHHLDKSHECFFGFKSRNVLMQRGRRKLLRSSAHSGETKAVAVSPAIEVSPSKKPPIKQRRVVVTGMGVETPLGSDPDIFYNNLLDGVSGISEIEAFDCSQFPTRIAGEIKSFSTDGWVIPKLSKRMDKFMLYMLTAGKKALADGGITEDLMDELNKTKCGVLIGSAMGGMQVFYDAIEALRISYRKMNPFCVPFATTNMGSAMLAMDLGWMGPNYSISTACATSNFCILNAANHIIRGEADMMLCGGSDAAIIPIGLGGFVACRALSQRNGDPTRASRPWDSSRDGFVMGEGAGVLLLEELEHAKSRGATIYAEFLGGSFTSDAYHMTEPHPQGTGVILCLEKALAQSGVSKEDVNYINAHATSTPAGDLKEYQALFHCFGQNPELKVNSTKSMIGHLLGAAGAVEAVATVQAIRTGWVHPNINLENPDDGVDAHVLVGPTKERLDIKVALSNSFGFGGHNSSILFAPYK, encoded by the exons ATGGCGGCGTCATCGGCGATGTGCTCTTGGCTAATGGCCGCATGCATGTGCGACAGAGAATCCGGCGTTTCTGCTATATCTACGACGTCGTCTAACTCACGCCGCCGCCCAATCAAATGCGCCGCCAACCGGCGCACCATGATTCTCGCCAAATGCGCGCCGCGCATTGGAAATCTCGTGAATTCCTCTCTCGCTTTAGAGCCCCGCCACCACTTGGATAAATCTCACGAATGTTTCTTCGGCTTCAAATCGAGGAATGTTTTAATGCAGCGCGGCCGCCGGAAATTACTCCGTTCCTCCGCCCATTCTG GAGAAACAAAAGCAGTAGCTGTAAGTCCGGCTATTGAAGTTTCACCCAGTAAAAAGCCTCCAATCAAGCAACGGCGAGTGGTCGTGACAGGTATGGGTGTGGAGACACCACTTGGTAGTGATCCAGATATCTTCTATAATAATCTTCTTGATGGAGTCAGTGGAATTAGTGAGATAGAGGCTTTTGATTGCTCGCAGTTTCCAACC AGAATTGCTGGAGAAATCAAGTCATTCTCAACAGATGGCTGGGTTATACCTAAACTTTCAAAGAGAATGGATAAGTTCATGCTTTACATGCTGACAGCAGGCAAAAAGGCATTGGCTGATGGAGGAAttacagaggatctcatggatgaactgaataaaacaaaatgtgGTGTTCTAATTGGCTCTGCTATGGGTGGAATGCAA GTTTTTTATGATGCAATTGAAGCATTGAGGATCTCATATAGGAAGATGAATCCATTCTGCGTTCCTTTTGCAACTACCAACATGGGTTCTGCTATGCTTGCCATGGATCTG GGATGGATGGGTCCAAACTACTCAATATCTACTGCTTGTGCAACAAGTAACTTCTGCATACTAAATGCTGCTAACCACATCATCAGAGGTGAAGCT GACATGATGCTTTGTGGTGGCTCAGATGCAGCAATTATACCAATAG GCTTGGGAGGCTTTGTTGCATGCAGAGCATTATCACAACGAAATGGTGATCCAACTAGAGCCTCGCGCCCCTGGGATAGT AGTCGTGATGGATTTGTTATGGGAGAAGGTGCCGGAGTACTGCTCTTGGAAGAACTTGAACATGCCAAG AGTAGAGGTGCAACTATCTATGCTGAGTTTCTCGGAGGAAGCTTCACTTCTGATGCTTATCACATGACAGAGCCTCACCCACAAG GAACTGGTGTCATTTTATGCTTAGAGAAGGCTTTGGCTCAATCAGGAGTATCTAAAGAAGatgtaaattatataaatgcaCATGCGACTTCAACTCCAGCTGGTGATCTTAAGGAGTATCAGGCtctttttcattgttttggCCAGAATCCAGAG ttgaaagTGAACTCCACAAAATCCATGATCGGGCACCTACTAGGAGCAGCTGGTGCCGTTGAGGCTGTCGCAACCGTCCAG GCAATTCGAACTGGCTGGGTTCATCCAAATATCAATCTTGAAAATCCTGATGATGGTGTG GATGCACATGTGCTAGTGGGACCAACAAAAGAAAGACTCGACATTAAAGTGGCATTATCTAATTCGTTTGGATTTGGTGGTCATAACTCATCGATTTTGTTTGCTCCTTACAAGTAG
- the LOC125215511 gene encoding 3-oxoacyl-[acyl-carrier-protein] synthase II, chloroplastic-like isoform X3, with protein MLSPSRSHPSNSSLAEKLTAIGETKAVAVSPAIEVSPSKKPPIKQRRVVVTGMGVETPLGSDPDIFYNNLLDGVSGISEIEAFDCSQFPTRIAGEIKSFSTDGWVIPKLSKRMDKFMLYMLTAGKKALADGGITEDLMDELNKTKCGVLIGSAMGGMQVFYDAIEALRISYRKMNPFCVPFATTNMGSAMLAMDLGWMGPNYSISTACATSNFCILNAANHIIRGEADMMLCGGSDAAIIPIGLGGFVACRALSQRNGDPTRASRPWDSSRDGFVMGEGAGVLLLEELEHAKSRGATIYAEFLGGSFTSDAYHMTEPHPQGTGVILCLEKALAQSGVSKEDVNYINAHATSTPAGDLKEYQALFHCFGQNPELKVNSTKSMIGHLLGAAGAVEAVATVQAIRTGWVHPNINLENPDDGVDAHVLVGPTKERLDIKVALSNSFGFGGHNSSILFAPYK; from the exons ATGTTGTCGCCTTCTCGTTCTCATCCCAGCAATTCCAGCTTAGCTGAGAAATTGACAGCTATAG GAGAAACAAAAGCAGTAGCTGTAAGTCCGGCTATTGAAGTTTCACCCAGTAAAAAGCCTCCAATCAAGCAACGGCGAGTGGTCGTGACAGGTATGGGTGTGGAGACACCACTTGGTAGTGATCCAGATATCTTCTATAATAATCTTCTTGATGGAGTCAGTGGAATTAGTGAGATAGAGGCTTTTGATTGCTCGCAGTTTCCAACC AGAATTGCTGGAGAAATCAAGTCATTCTCAACAGATGGCTGGGTTATACCTAAACTTTCAAAGAGAATGGATAAGTTCATGCTTTACATGCTGACAGCAGGCAAAAAGGCATTGGCTGATGGAGGAAttacagaggatctcatggatgaactgaataaaacaaaatgtgGTGTTCTAATTGGCTCTGCTATGGGTGGAATGCAA GTTTTTTATGATGCAATTGAAGCATTGAGGATCTCATATAGGAAGATGAATCCATTCTGCGTTCCTTTTGCAACTACCAACATGGGTTCTGCTATGCTTGCCATGGATCTG GGATGGATGGGTCCAAACTACTCAATATCTACTGCTTGTGCAACAAGTAACTTCTGCATACTAAATGCTGCTAACCACATCATCAGAGGTGAAGCT GACATGATGCTTTGTGGTGGCTCAGATGCAGCAATTATACCAATAG GCTTGGGAGGCTTTGTTGCATGCAGAGCATTATCACAACGAAATGGTGATCCAACTAGAGCCTCGCGCCCCTGGGATAGT AGTCGTGATGGATTTGTTATGGGAGAAGGTGCCGGAGTACTGCTCTTGGAAGAACTTGAACATGCCAAG AGTAGAGGTGCAACTATCTATGCTGAGTTTCTCGGAGGAAGCTTCACTTCTGATGCTTATCACATGACAGAGCCTCACCCACAAG GAACTGGTGTCATTTTATGCTTAGAGAAGGCTTTGGCTCAATCAGGAGTATCTAAAGAAGatgtaaattatataaatgcaCATGCGACTTCAACTCCAGCTGGTGATCTTAAGGAGTATCAGGCtctttttcattgttttggCCAGAATCCAGAG ttgaaagTGAACTCCACAAAATCCATGATCGGGCACCTACTAGGAGCAGCTGGTGCCGTTGAGGCTGTCGCAACCGTCCAG GCAATTCGAACTGGCTGGGTTCATCCAAATATCAATCTTGAAAATCCTGATGATGGTGTG GATGCACATGTGCTAGTGGGACCAACAAAAGAAAGACTCGACATTAAAGTGGCATTATCTAATTCGTTTGGATTTGGTGGTCATAACTCATCGATTTTGTTTGCTCCTTACAAGTAG
- the LOC125216398 gene encoding respiratory burst oxidase homolog protein E, translating to MRTPSFGSSSRSFDAAECSREPPLFGGAMLPVYLNDLSRNIAGEEMVEVTLELDDNSVVLCSVAPANASSSAGDDDQAGGFLARSTSAASRLRRMFSWRRTPSERTSTSDAAEDQHHQAAVVTAREMMKMKAKMMRNKSTAQRALGGLRFISRSTGGESHPDMLWKLVEARFAVLAVDGLLSRHDFGECIGMGDSKEFALGVFDALARRRRLKTGKITKAELHDFWLQISDGSFDARLQIFFDMADINGDGKITRDEVQELIMLSASANKLSNFKERANEYASLIMEELDPECLGYIELWQLETLLLQRDNYMNYSRPLSTTSVGWSQNFSSVVMNKFLSVLLDNWQRALLLLVWVCAMAGLFTWKFLQYRQKAAFQVMGNCLTTAKGAAETLKLNMALILLPVCRNILTWLRSTRARLVIPFDDNINFHKIIASAIAIAVVVHAGVHITCDFPRIARSSPERFALIAPDFKDGQPTYSGLLRGVIGTTGISMVVLMMLAFTLATRRFRRNGVKLPPPFNRVTGFNAFWYSHHLLGLVYVLLLIHGSFLFLVHRWYQKTTWMYISVPLILYIAERSLRTCRSEHYAVRILKVSVLPGGVFSLVMTKPNGFKYKSGQYIFLQCPAISSFEWHPFSLTSAPGDNYLSVHIRTVGDWTKELKRVFTEDNSSTCVIGRAKFGSMGNVDQTGLPKLLVDGPYGAPAQEYQNYDVLLLVGLGIGATPFISILRDLLNNTRLEDQVDSNTEASRSDDSSNSFASSYDTSGGRKKSQKTRNAHFYWVTREPGSFEWFKGVMSEVAEMDHKGQIEMHNYLTSVYEEGDARSTLITMVQALNHAKHGVDILSGTRVITHFARPNWREVFHKVAAKHPCSTVGVFYCGMPILAKELKKLSQELSYKTSTRFEFHKEYF from the exons ATGAGGACGCCGTCGTTCGGGAGCAGCAGCCGCTCCTTCGACGCGGCGGAATGCTCGCGCGAGCCGCCTCTCTTCGGCGGCGCAATGCTACCGGTCTACCTCAACGACCTCAGCCGCAACATCGCCGGCGAGGAGATGGTCGAGGTCACGCTCGAGCTCGACGACAACTCCGTCGTCCTCTGCAGCGTCGCCCCCGCCAATGCCTCCTCCTCCGCTGGCGACGACGACCAGGCCGGCGGATTCCTCGCGCGGAGCACGTCGGCGGCGTCGCGGCTGCGGCGGATGTTCTCGTGGCGGAGGACGCCGTCGGAGAGGACGTCCACGTCGGACGCCGCCGAGGACCAGCACCACCAGGCGGCGGTGGTGACGGCGCgtgagatgatgaagatgaaggcGAAGATGATGCGGAACAAATCCACCGCGCAGAGAGCCCTCGGCGGCCTCCGATTCATCAGCCGCAGCACCGGCGGCGAATCTCACCCCGACATGCTCTGGAAGCTCGTCGAGGCCAGATTCGCCGTCCTCGCCGTCGACGGCCTGCTCTCCCGCCACGATTTCGGCGAATGCATag GGATGGGAGACTCGAAGGAGTTCGCGTTGGGGGTTTTCGACGCACTggcgcggcggcggaggcTCAAAACCGGCAAAATCACCAAGGCGGAGCTCCATGATTTTTGGCTCCAAATTTCCGACGGCAGTTTCGACGCGCGCCTCCAAATTTTCTTTGATAT GGCTGACATAAATGGAGATGGAAAAATCACTAGGGACGAAGTACAAGAG CTAATAATGCTGAGTGCTTCTGCAAATAAGCTGTCCAATTTCAAGGAACGTGCCAACGAATACGCCTCTTTAATAATGGAAGAGCTTGACCCTGAATGCCTCGGCTACATTGAG TTATGGCAGTTGGAGACACTTCTCCTACAAAGGGACAACTACATGAACTACAGTAGGCCTTTGAGCACAACAAGTGTGGGATGGAGCCAGAATTTCAGCAGCGTGGTGATGAACAAGTTCTTGTCGGTGTTGCTGGATAACTGGCAAAGAGCCTTGCTTCTGCTGGTATGGGTTTGCGCCATGGCCGGGCTCTTCACGTGGAAGTTCCTCCAGTACCGGCAGAAGGCCGCGTTTCAGGTGATGGGCAATTGCCTCACCACAGCCAAAGGAGCCGCCGAGACGCTCAAGCTCAACATGGCCCTCATCCTCCTTCCAGTTTGCCGCAACATACTCACATGGCTGCGTTCCACCAGAGCAAGATTAGTTATTCCTTTCGACGACAACATTAATTTCCACAAG ATAATTGCGTCGGCTATCGCGATTGCGGTGGTAGTCCATGCGGGAGTGCATATAACGTGCGATTTCCCCCGCATTGCTAGATCTTCTCCTGAGAGGTTCGCGCTTATTGCTCCCGATTTTAAGGATGGCCAGCCTACCTACAGCGGCCTCTTGAGAGGTGTCATCGGCACGACTGGGATCTCTATGGTGGTGCTGATGATGCTAGCCTTCACATTGGCCACACGGAGATTTAGGAGAAACGGAGTGAAGTTGCCTCCTCCGTTTAACAGAGTAACCGGGTTTAATGCATTCTGGTACTCGCACCACCTCCTCGGCCTCGTCTATGTCCTGCTTTTGATTCATGGCTCGTTCTTATTCCTCGTTCATCGCTGGTACCAAAAAACA ACATGGATGTATATTTCAGTTCCGCTGATTCTTTACATAGCAGAGAGAAGTTTGAGAACCTGCAGATCAGAACATTATGCAGTTAGGATTCTCAAG GTTTCTGTACTTCCAGGAGGTGTCTTCAGCTTGGTGATGACAAAACCGAACGGCTTCAAATATAAGAGCGGCCAATATATTTTCCTTCAGTGTCCGGCAATCTCCTCCTTCGAGTG GCATCCGTTTTCGCTTACTTCAGCACCAGGTGACAATTATCTGAGCGTTCATATCCGGACAGTTGGTGATTGGACTAAAGAACTGAAGCGAGTGTTCACTGAGGATAATAGCTCGACGTGTGTGATTGGTCGTGCTAAATTTGGATCGATGGGAAACGTTGATCAAACAGG CCTGCCTAAATTGCTGGTTGATGGGCCTTATGGAGCACCCGCGCAGGAATACCAGAACTACGATGTGCTGCTGCTCGTTGGCCTGGGAATTGGCGCCACCCCTTTCATAAGCATCCTCAGGGATCTCTTGAACAATACCAGGCTTGAAGATCAAGTG gacTCTAACACGGAGGCCAGCCGGTCGGATGACAGCTCGAACAGCTTTGCCTCCTCGTACGACACATCTGGCGGGAGGAAGAAGTCGCAGAAGACGAGGAATGCGCATTTCTACTGGGTGACTAGGGAGCCTGGATCGTTTGAGTGGTTCAAGGGGGTGATGAGTGAGGTTGCGGAGATGGACCATAAG GGCCAAATCGAGATGCACAACTACCTAACAAGTGTGTATGAAGAGGGCGATGCACGGTCGACTCTCATCACGATGGTGCAGGCTCTCAACCACGCTAAACACGGAGTCGACATCCTATCCGGAACTCga GTTATAACACATTTTGCAAGGCCTAATTGGAGAGAGGTGTTCCACAAAGTAGCTGCGAAGCATCCATGTTCGACAGTTG GTGTATTCTACTGCGGTATGCCTATTTTAGCGAAGGAGCTGAAGAAGCTATCGCAAGAATTGAGTTACAAGACATCCACAAGGTTTGAGTTTCATAAGGAATACTTCTGA
- the LOC125209616 gene encoding uncharacterized protein LOC125209616: protein MSYICTEIYTDQSVEFMFNDAQNSTRCIELFVEYSPVRSSEITPSVDYGVVDCGIGSSARVEHVSSDRDMSVADAVNVGVGINNDLDVADTLDDNTRIVRDNDEPLSPVTSEADASLSEDSLGDASDDEIVVCKPVVQGEQPLPKYVPKGMKFFRSLPSGPSEVPDEVGNEHNNMYWDERHPYRIGMGTKFDSKLHVKTAMTMWSLWHQRQFKVVESKLRRWHAVCKFPAGTTEDGIAIISETDAEKANECSWEVSVTQRAHDDLWEIRKWVRRHTCEGHRVNRGHANFSSAMIALCIRHQIQEDVSFKASNIKTYIHERFNVVISYKKAWYARRKALEIVFGGWEESFRQLPSYMLELQSQNPGTIVEWKHNELLSHGRKKVFSYVFWAFGAAIHAFQLAQPVLTIDGTHLRGRFKGKLLVACGVDANKKCLPIAYAVVDEETGDSWTWFLKHVRIHVVKYQREVCIISDRHKGIFKAMDSDEWKKEPKCHHKFCLIHVRKNILQKCKGPTVKSMVWALGATTQERKYKRRRRALHEESPDAIRQLNRAEKENWSLCYDDGLRWGVTSTNMSECYNNVLRGVRELPIRALIDLTFWRTVEWWAQKKTKIQHTEGRLTPWARDKLAENDAKGQKHHISVLDRGLGHYQIRSQARLEDGKPKGNNVQKVQFEDSKCTCGKWQTWRVPCSHACAVARDRGIAMFELISTKFHKSTWEAQYSSPHPWDAPRHEDYWAKPGWKLDITPEQLLPRRRGRGRKKRIPNQMDVREEGEPKAPRRCRNCGQEGHDRRNCSVGRVM, encoded by the coding sequence ATGAGTTATATATGTACTGAGATTTACACTGATCAAAGTGTGGAGTTTATGTTCAACGATGCTCAAAATTCTACTCGTTGTATTGAATTGTTTGTTGAGTATTCACCTGTGAGAAGTTCAGAAATCACACCAAGTGTTGATTATGGCGTTGTTGATTGTGGTATTGGATCATCGGCGAGGGTTGAACATGTGAGCTCTGATCGTGATATGAGTGTTGCAGATGCTGTTAATGTTGGTGTTGGAATAAATAACGACTTAGATGTTGCAGATACCCTTGATGATAATACTCGCATTGTACGAGATAATGATGAACCATTGTCGCCAGTAACATCTGAGGCAGATGCCAGTCTAAGTGAGGATTCTCTTGGTGATGCTTCTGATGATGAGATAGTAGTTTGTAAACCCGTTGTGCAAGGTGAACAACCACTTCCAAAATACGTTCCCAAGGGGATGAAATTCTTTCGCAGCTTACCAAGTGGTCCTTCTGAGGTACCTGATGAAGTTGGTAATGAACACAACAACATGTACTGGGATGAGAGACATCCATATCGGATTGGTATGGGAACAAAATTTGACTCCAAGCTGCATGTGAAGACGGCTATGACTATGTGGAGTTTGTGGCATCAAAGACAGTTTAAGGTCGTTGAGAGCAAGTTAAGAAGGTGGCATGCCGTATGCAAATTTCCAGCGGGAACGACAGAAGATGGGATAGCTATTATCAGCGAGACCGACGCTGAAAAAGCGAATGAATGTTCGTGGGAAGTCTCTGTTACACAAAGGGCTCATGATGATCTTTGGGAAATTAGGAAGTGGGTGAGACGACATACTTGTGAAGGTCATCGTGTGAATAGAGGACATGCTAACTTTTCATCAGCGATGATTGCTCTGTGTATACGACATCAAATACAAGAAGATGTTTCTTTCAAGGCCTCGAACATAAAAACCTATATTCATGAAAGATTCAATGTGGTGATCAGTTACAAGAAGGCATGGTATGCACGGAGAAAGGCTTTAGAGATTGTCTTTGGTGGATGGGAGGAATCATTCAGACAGTTACCAAGCTACATGCTTGAACTGCAGTCACAGAATCCAGGCACAATTGTTGAGTGGAAGCACAACGAGCTGTTGAGTCACGGACGTAAAAAGGTGTTCAGTTATGTTTTTTGGGCATTTGGAGCTGCTATACATGCTTTTCAGCTGGCCCAACCGGTTTTAACAATTGACGGGACTCACCTCCGAGGAAGATTTAAAGGTAAATTGCTTGTTGCTTGTGGTGTTGATGCTAACAAAAAATGCTTACCTATTGCATATGCCGTTGTTGATGAGGAAACTGGCGACAGTTGGACATGGTTCTTGAAACATGTAAGAATTCATGTGGTGAAATACCAGAGGGAGGTGTGCATCATATCGGATAGGCATAAAGGAATTTTCAAGGCTATGGATTCTGATGAATGGAAAAAGGAGCCAAAATGTCACcacaaattttgtttgatcCATGTGAGGAAAAATATCTTGCAGAAGTGCAAGGGTCCTACTGTGAAAAGCATGGTGTGGGCATTGGGTGCTACAACTCAAGAGCGTAAATATAAGAGAAGACGGCGTGCACTGCATGAGGAAAGCCCTGATGCGATACGACAGCTGAATAGGgccgaaaaagaaaattggtcTCTTTGTTACGATGATGGACTTAGATGGGGGGTTACCTCAACAAACATGTCGGAGTGCTACAACAATGTTTTGAGGGGTGTAAGAGAGTTGCCAATTAGAGCTTTGATTGATCTCACATTTTGGAGAACAGTGGAATGGTGGGCacaaaagaagacaaaaataCAGCACACCGAAGGTCGGTTAACACCGTGGGCGAGGGACAAACTTGCTGAGAATGATGCCAAGGGGCAAAAACATCACATTTCTGTACTTGACCGAGGATTAGGACATTACCAAATTCGAAGTCAGGCACGGTTAGAAGATGGGAAGCCAAAGGGCAACAATGTACAGAAGGTGCAGTTTGAAGATTCTAAGTGCACTTGTGGGAAGTGGCAGACGTGGAGAGTTCCTTGCTCACATGCTTGTGCAGTTGCTAGAGATAGAGGTATCGCTATGTTTGAGCTCATATCTACAAAATTCCACAAATCTACATGGGAAGCACAGTATTCTAGTCCTCATCCATGGGATGCACCAAGACACGAAGATTATTGGGCTAAACCTGGATGGAAATTGGACATCACCCCTGAGCAGTTGCTTCCTCGAAGGCGT